Proteins encoded by one window of Cylindrospermum stagnale PCC 7417:
- a CDS encoding IscS subfamily cysteine desulfurase, with translation MSTRPIYLDCHATTPVDERVLAAMIPFFTENFGNPASINHVYGWEAEAAVKQTREILAAAINATPEEIVFTSGATEANNLAIKGVAEAYFSKGQHIITVATEHSAVLDPCKYLKTLGFEITILPVQKDGLIDLTELEKALRPETILVSVMAANNEIGVVQPLEKIGEICRDRQILFHTDAAQAIGKIPLDVQGMKIDLMSLTAHKIYGPKGIGALYVRRRNPRVQLAPQLHGGGHERGMRSGTLYTPQIVGFGKAVEIALAEQVAETQRLTELRQRLWLQLSSLGGIHLNGDSTQRLAGNLNISVEGVDGAALSLGLQPVMAVSSGSACTSANTAPSHVLTALGHPEQLAYASIRFGIGRFNTVEEIDKVAEQVISTIQSLRNSSVVRQDLGRV, from the coding sequence ATGTCTACTCGCCCTATTTATCTCGATTGTCACGCTACCACCCCCGTAGATGAACGGGTATTAGCTGCGATGATTCCCTTTTTCACAGAAAACTTTGGCAACCCAGCTAGTATTAATCACGTTTACGGTTGGGAAGCAGAAGCGGCTGTTAAACAAACGCGGGAAATTTTAGCAGCAGCTATTAATGCCACCCCAGAAGAAATTGTTTTTACCAGTGGGGCAACAGAAGCTAACAATTTAGCTATTAAAGGTGTGGCTGAAGCTTATTTTTCTAAAGGTCAGCATATTATTACTGTGGCGACTGAACATAGTGCAGTTCTTGACCCTTGTAAATATTTAAAAACTCTCGGTTTTGAAATTACAATTTTGCCGGTTCAGAAAGATGGACTGATTGATTTAACCGAGTTAGAAAAAGCTTTGCGTCCTGAGACAATTTTAGTGTCGGTGATGGCGGCAAATAACGAAATTGGTGTAGTGCAGCCGTTAGAAAAAATTGGGGAAATTTGCCGCGATCGCCAAATCTTATTTCATACAGATGCAGCTCAGGCAATTGGTAAAATCCCCCTGGATGTGCAAGGGATGAAAATTGACTTGATGTCCCTGACAGCACATAAAATCTACGGGCCGAAGGGCATTGGGGCGCTATACGTCCGCAGACGCAATCCTAGAGTCCAACTTGCTCCTCAGCTGCATGGTGGTGGACATGAGCGGGGAATGCGTTCTGGGACTTTGTACACGCCGCAAATTGTCGGTTTTGGGAAAGCTGTAGAAATTGCTTTGGCAGAACAAGTGGCAGAAACCCAACGCCTTACGGAACTCAGGCAAAGATTGTGGTTACAGCTTTCAAGCTTGGGGGGAATTCATCTCAACGGAGATTCCACCCAGCGACTAGCAGGAAATTTGAATATCAGTGTTGAGGGGGTGGATGGTGCCGCGCTTTCCCTCGGATTGCAGCCGGTAATGGCGGTGTCTTCTGGTTCTGCTTGCACCTCAGCAAACACGGCACCTTCTCATGTTCTCACGGCGCTAGGACACCCAGAACAGCTAGCTTATGCCTCGATACGCTTTGGTATAGGACGTTTCAACACGGTAGAGGAAATTGACAAAGTCGCAGAACAGGTAATTTCTACAATTCAAAGTCTACGAAATTCGTCAGTCGTTAGACAGGATCTAGGACGGGTATAA
- a CDS encoding serine/threonine-protein kinase: MSRCINPNCQNPDNPDNLPRCQSCGSELLLEGRYRVTRLLSDKGGFGKTFEVIDRNGIPKVLKVLKKNTPKAVEQFQREAKVLRRLNHPGIPQGEDDFTFYPKNTQTPVYCLVMEKIEGENLHDWLENRSNRPINEKTAVDWLIQIANTLHELHQQQPPLIHRDIKPSNIMLKPDGYLVLIDFGIAREVTQTYEQKLSEGAITTTHTPGYAPLEQVVGQAVPQSDFFALGRTFVYLLTGKQPDEIGNNYCDPNTDDEWNWREKYPDISDLLADFIDDLMARSVNKRPADTKIILQSLKEIEQALYPQKLSQPLSAYPLPQINGQNIYLKQNLGGRWDSPGHAQAVTCIAISPNGQTLVSGSNDATIRLWDISSGEQIRTFSHSRQQCSINSLVIGLDGETLISANDHEGYLEIFNIDTGEKIRNFRASMSPVKSLIISPDGQTLFSGSYKGIQV, translated from the coding sequence ATGAGTCGCTGCATCAATCCCAACTGCCAAAATCCTGATAATCCTGATAATTTACCACGCTGTCAAAGCTGCGGTTCTGAATTGCTGCTTGAAGGGCGTTATCGAGTTACCCGGTTACTGAGTGACAAAGGGGGATTTGGCAAAACTTTTGAGGTGATAGATCGTAATGGTATCCCGAAAGTTCTCAAAGTTCTGAAAAAAAATACACCCAAGGCTGTAGAGCAATTCCAGCGAGAAGCTAAAGTTTTACGTCGGCTGAATCATCCTGGTATTCCCCAAGGAGAAGATGATTTCACATTTTACCCAAAAAACACTCAAACACCTGTTTACTGTCTAGTAATGGAGAAAATCGAGGGAGAAAATTTACACGACTGGCTAGAAAATAGAAGTAATCGCCCAATTAATGAAAAAACAGCAGTTGATTGGTTAATTCAAATAGCAAATACATTGCATGAATTACATCAACAGCAACCACCGCTTATTCACCGAGATATTAAACCATCTAACATCATGCTTAAACCAGATGGATATCTGGTATTAATTGACTTTGGCATAGCAAGAGAAGTCACTCAAACATACGAACAAAAACTTTCTGAAGGAGCCATTACGACAACTCACACTCCTGGCTACGCCCCATTAGAACAAGTGGTTGGTCAAGCCGTTCCACAATCAGACTTTTTTGCATTGGGTCGTACTTTTGTCTATCTGCTTACAGGAAAGCAACCTGACGAAATTGGTAATAACTATTGTGACCCCAATACAGATGATGAGTGGAATTGGCGTGAAAAATATCCGGATATATCAGATTTACTAGCAGATTTTATTGATGATTTAATGGCGCGTTCGGTTAATAAGCGTCCAGCAGATACTAAGATAATTTTGCAAAGTCTGAAAGAAATTGAGCAAGCTTTGTATCCACAAAAATTATCTCAACCACTATCTGCATATCCACTACCTCAAATCAACGGACAAAATATCTATCTTAAGCAAAATCTAGGTGGTCGTTGGGATTCTCCAGGACACGCACAAGCTGTAACTTGTATAGCAATTAGCCCAAATGGTCAGACTTTAGTTAGTGGCAGCAACGATGCCACAATTAGACTTTGGGATATTAGCAGTGGAGAACAAATTCGGACTTTTTCACATTCAAGACAACAATGTTCAATTAACTCTCTAGTAATTGGTTTAGATGGAGAAACATTAATTAGTGCCAATGACCATGAGGGTTATCTTGAGATTTTTAATATTGACACAGGAGAAAAGATTCGTAACTTTCGAGCTTCTATGAGCCCTGTAAAATCATTAATAATTAGTCCAGATGGGCAAACCTTATTTAGTGGAAGTTACAAAGGAATTCAGGTATAG
- a CDS encoding type I restriction enzyme HsdR N-terminal domain-containing protein, which translates to MVQFIQAQNVSIAYLEERFGLRQAETEDSFTEWFDNLPAITDLEKQYLDRVKANFLSLIKRPPILENAVKMVILSPLLDLAGFYRPPFHLATEESIEISEEIIIDIQENGEETKEIIKGKIDVLVLQNQLWLIVIEAKRSSFSLAKAIPQALTYMLANPKANHPVYSLVINGEDFQFIKLTQQDKPMYALLYIDAKMNYIQF; encoded by the coding sequence ATGGTTCAATTTATCCAAGCGCAAAATGTCAGTATTGCCTATTTAGAAGAAAGATTTGGTCTGCGACAGGCTGAAACTGAAGATTCTTTTACAGAATGGTTTGACAATCTCCCAGCAATTACAGATTTAGAAAAGCAATATCTAGATAGAGTTAAAGCTAATTTTCTCAGCTTAATTAAGCGTCCACCCATCTTAGAAAATGCTGTGAAGATGGTAATATTATCTCCCCTGTTAGATTTGGCTGGTTTTTATCGTCCTCCTTTTCATCTTGCCACAGAAGAATCTATAGAAATTAGTGAAGAAATAATTATAGATATTCAAGAGAATGGAGAAGAAACTAAAGAGATTATCAAAGGCAAAATTGACGTACTGGTTCTCCAGAATCAGTTATGGTTAATAGTCATTGAGGCTAAAAGGTCTAGTTTCTCTTTAGCTAAGGCTATTCCCCAAGCGCTTACTTATATGCTGGCTAATCCTAAGGCTAATCATCCTGTATATTCGTTGGTAATCAATGGAGAAGATTTTCAATTTATCAAACTAACTCAACAAGATAAGCCAATGTATGCTTTACTTTATATAGACGCGAAAATGAATTATATACAGTTCTGA
- a CDS encoding WD40 repeat domain-containing protein, whose amino-acid sequence MDKHSDFVNSIAISPDSQTIVSGSEDKKINVYSNSIKTISAHIYPVNSVVIIPGFQMIASGSNEPVISLWNLNSGEEIGKLTGHIGPIKSLAMSPDGQTLASGGYDGTIKLWNLRTEEEICTFPGNSNGINAITFSKDGKILASGGNDCTVKVWEIN is encoded by the coding sequence ATAGATAAACATTCAGATTTTGTAAATTCTATAGCAATTAGTCCAGATAGTCAGACTATAGTTAGTGGTAGTGAAGACAAAAAAATTAATGTATACTCAAATTCAATAAAGACTATTTCTGCACATATATATCCTGTTAATTCTGTAGTAATCATACCAGGATTTCAAATGATAGCTAGTGGTAGTAATGAACCAGTAATTAGTTTATGGAATTTGAATAGTGGTGAAGAAATTGGTAAACTAACTGGACATATAGGCCCTATTAAATCATTAGCTATGAGTCCAGATGGTCAAACTTTAGCTAGCGGCGGTTATGATGGCACAATTAAACTATGGAATCTCAGAACTGAGGAGGAAATTTGCACTTTCCCTGGAAATTCAAACGGTATTAATGCAATTACCTTTAGCAAGGATGGAAAGATTTTAGCTAGTGGAGGTAATGACTGTACAGTAAAAGTATGGGAAATTAATTAG
- the bcp gene encoding thioredoxin-dependent thiol peroxidase, translating to MTNIPQAGQPAPEFSTPDQNDNQVTLGDLSGQWVILYFYPKDDTPGCTTEAKDFTELYQDFSELGAKILGVSPDSGKIHCKFINKHNLSITLLSDPEHILTEAYGAWRLKKFMGKEYMGVARSTFLISPDKIIAHAWPNVKAKGHAQAVLTKLQELVVK from the coding sequence ATGACCAATATTCCCCAAGCTGGACAACCGGCGCCTGAGTTCTCTACACCTGACCAAAACGACAACCAAGTTACTCTCGGCGACTTAAGCGGACAGTGGGTTATCCTTTACTTCTACCCCAAAGACGACACCCCCGGCTGTACCACCGAAGCAAAAGACTTTACCGAGTTATATCAAGACTTCAGCGAACTAGGAGCAAAAATATTAGGTGTAAGCCCAGATTCTGGTAAAATACATTGCAAATTTATTAATAAACATAACTTGTCAATTACCCTTTTGAGTGACCCTGAACATATTCTTACAGAGGCTTATGGTGCTTGGCGCTTAAAGAAGTTTATGGGTAAAGAATATATGGGTGTGGCTCGCTCAACATTTCTTATTTCACCTGATAAAATCATCGCCCATGCTTGGCCCAATGTCAAAGCCAAAGGTCATGCTCAAGCAGTGTTAACAAAATTGCAAGAATTGGTAGTTAAATGA
- a CDS encoding TldD/PmbA family protein, translating to MPTTLADAQNLLSDLIARYASRVDYLMIRLEEAEGTDILLRGDKVETLCEGISIGGHIRACYKGGWGLSSFNQLATIKERIEEAIAAARMVGDEETLLAPINPVQAVCQLPLTGVDPRQIHLQKKKELCDRYTDLLKSVDSRITTTSVRYSDSAQKIILATSDGTLIEQSWVDMEMRFAATARNGETVQTGRETTGSRKAYEDLTDLDTQVKSAAQRAVAALSLPPVKGNTYTVVIDPILSGLFVHEAFGHLSEADMAYENPDLLEVMTIGRRFGPAELQIFDGAAPEGHRGSYFYDDEGTPATTTQLIKNGVLVGRLHSRETAGKLAEAPTGNARCLNYHFSPIVRMTNTWIERGNTPVADLFTGIKEGVYARNWLGGMTNGEMFTFSAGEAWMIKNGKIAEPVRDVTLSGNVFQTLADIEAIGDDFYWDESGGCGKGGQNGLPVGCGGPSLRIRDVVVGGEI from the coding sequence ATGCCGACTACACTTGCTGACGCACAAAATTTGCTCTCGGACCTGATCGCCCGCTACGCATCCCGCGTGGATTATCTGATGATTCGCCTGGAAGAAGCAGAAGGGACGGATATCTTGTTGCGCGGCGACAAGGTAGAAACTCTCTGCGAAGGCATATCTATTGGTGGACATATTCGTGCTTGTTATAAAGGTGGGTGGGGGTTGAGCAGCTTTAACCAACTGGCGACAATTAAAGAACGGATTGAAGAAGCGATCGCAGCTGCGCGAATGGTTGGTGATGAAGAAACCTTACTAGCCCCGATTAATCCGGTGCAAGCAGTCTGTCAGCTACCCCTGACAGGCGTAGATCCGCGCCAAATTCACTTGCAGAAAAAGAAAGAATTGTGCGATCGCTATACCGACTTGCTCAAAAGCGTTGACTCTCGCATTACCACTACCTCAGTACGCTACAGCGACAGCGCCCAAAAAATCATCCTCGCTACCTCAGATGGCACTCTGATTGAACAATCTTGGGTAGATATGGAAATGCGCTTTGCTGCCACTGCCAGAAACGGTGAAACCGTACAAACTGGCAGAGAAACCACTGGTTCTCGCAAAGCCTACGAAGATTTGACCGATTTGGATACCCAAGTCAAAAGCGCCGCCCAGAGAGCCGTTGCCGCCCTATCTCTGCCACCAGTCAAAGGCAACACCTACACCGTAGTAATTGACCCAATTCTTAGCGGTTTATTTGTCCATGAAGCCTTTGGGCATCTTTCGGAAGCTGATATGGCTTACGAAAACCCCGACTTGCTGGAAGTTATGACCATCGGCAGACGCTTTGGCCCAGCAGAACTGCAAATTTTTGATGGTGCTGCCCCAGAGGGACATCGCGGTAGTTATTTTTACGACGACGAAGGCACACCCGCCACTACTACCCAACTGATTAAAAATGGTGTTTTAGTCGGGCGTTTACATTCCCGTGAAACCGCCGGCAAATTGGCGGAAGCACCTACAGGTAATGCCCGTTGTCTCAATTACCACTTTTCGCCGATTGTCCGCATGACAAATACCTGGATTGAACGGGGTAATACGCCAGTTGCAGACTTGTTTACTGGCATTAAAGAAGGAGTTTATGCCCGTAATTGGTTGGGTGGAATGACGAATGGGGAAATGTTCACCTTTAGCGCCGGGGAAGCATGGATGATTAAAAATGGCAAAATTGCTGAACCTGTGCGGGATGTAACGCTGTCGGGTAATGTTTTCCAAACCCTAGCGGATATTGAGGCTATTGGTGATGATTTTTACTGG
- a CDS encoding FAD-binding domain-containing protein: MTEDMRREFANREELVAYLREQFPTADNHISDTVGGRQAAEEVLQKINPALYGKTRNLLTGAVTRLSPYIRYGVLSLREIRDYVLDHVQQRDDATKLINELGWRDYWQRLYVKLGNGIWQDQEEYKTGYAPKRYAADLPQDIKEGTTGLVCIDSFSRDLQETGYLHNHPRMWIAAYIVHWRQIRWQAGAKWFLQHLLDGDPASNNMSWQWVASTFSHKPYFFNRENLERYTKGVYCRKCPLYGHCDFEGSYEELEQRLFPHGEFNKQPNSQSWQKGKKRI, translated from the coding sequence ATGACTGAAGATATGCGCCGCGAATTTGCTAACCGTGAGGAATTGGTAGCTTACCTCCGCGAACAATTCCCCACCGCCGATAACCATATCAGCGATACTGTGGGGGGACGCCAAGCGGCTGAGGAAGTATTGCAAAAAATCAACCCAGCGCTTTACGGAAAAACACGTAATTTATTAACAGGTGCTGTCACGCGACTTTCGCCTTACATTCGCTATGGCGTACTCAGTTTGCGAGAAATTCGGGATTATGTACTTGACCATGTACAGCAGCGAGATGACGCCACTAAACTGATTAACGAGTTGGGTTGGCGCGACTACTGGCAGCGGTTATATGTCAAATTAGGAAACGGCATTTGGCAAGATCAAGAAGAATACAAAACTGGTTACGCACCCAAACGCTATGCAGCAGACTTACCTCAGGACATCAAAGAAGGTACGACAGGGCTAGTTTGCATTGACAGCTTTAGCCGCGATTTGCAAGAAACTGGCTACCTGCACAATCACCCCCGGATGTGGATAGCAGCTTACATTGTCCATTGGCGGCAGATTCGTTGGCAAGCAGGAGCCAAATGGTTTTTGCAACATCTTCTTGATGGTGACCCAGCTAGTAATAATATGTCTTGGCAATGGGTTGCTAGCACCTTTAGCCATAAACCCTATTTTTTCAACCGCGAAAACCTAGAACGCTATACCAAAGGCGTTTATTGTCGCAAATGTCCGCTTTATGGTCATTGTGACTTTGAAGGCAGCTATGAAGAACTGGAACAGCGCCTTTTCCCTCATGGGGAATTTAACAAACAACCCAACAGCCAAAGTTGGCAAAAAGGAAAAAAGCGAATCTAA